gcctgtgctgcagcacctcttttcaccctctgtctgaaaccagagcccagcctgctctgattggttagctggccagctctgttgtgattggtcaaccgcttagagatgtcccgcccttaaCCTTAGCATTGCTTTCAGTCTCTTGAGAGAGGAAAACACTTGCCATTGTGAGGATTTAAACCGTCCAGTTGAAGAACTTTTGATTTACTCGCTGCATCTTCAGGTGATCTAAACCTTTTATCTCCTCACTTTTGTCCCCAGAAATGAAACGTACTGTGTGACTGGGAATATAACGCTGAGAGTGTACGAGTCCAGGTCTGTGGACCAGGAGAAACTGACCAGCAAAGTAGAAGTGGAGGTGGGAGAGAATCTGAGATACGCTTGTCCGTCTCTGGACGACTTCAACGACACAGAGACTCTGATTGAGTGGAACAAGGTGAGAGGACGGGTTCAAAACCCATCTACGGCCAAAAggtgtttaaaaaagtaattctCTTTGACTTGCTTGGGACAGTTTCCAAAGCAAATCAGCTTATTATTTACATCAGATGTATTTGTTCTCAAAGTACTTTTGCAATGTGATGTTTTTCAGATTTAGGTGGAACTCTTATCTGTTTTTCCTCCACTTTTTTACTAAGAAAATAAGACGttattatttatgaaaacacactgaaggAACGATGCAGAGAAATCTtctttttaagatgttttttaaagtcaggtcaattttatttatgttgcatGAGTTCACAGTttacctttccgagaaccagcaccttatcatggtggagaggtttgtgtgccccgatgaacctgggggctgtgttgtctggaaccttgtgttcctggtagggtctcccatggcaaattggtctcaggtaggggccagactaagattggttcaaaaagactccatgaataacacaattggaagcgaggatacccggcccggaggaagcccggggtccccttctggagccaggcccagaaggaggactcgtcagcgagcgtctggtggctgGGCTTGCCACGAAGCCCGGACCGGCACAGCctgaaaaagcaacgtgggcaacacctccgcttctccgtcccgcgggcccaccacctacgggaaacaacgatggggtcgggtgcgctgccagaagggtggcagtgaaagcagagggtctcgacggaccagactcaggcgacagaagttggctttgttgagggactgtcatggttgacatgtctcatcaacattgcgtggaagtcggaaacagtaccgaaggagtggcagaccggggtggtggttcctctctttaaaaagggggatcagagggtgtgtgccaattacagaggcatcacattactcagcctccccgggaaagtttactctaaggtgctggaaaggagggtccggccgattgtcgaacctcagattgaagaggaacaatgcggttttcgtcctggtcgtggaacgacggaccagcttttcactcatcgcaaggatcctggagggggcctgggagtacactcatccggtctacatgtgctttgtggatttggagaaggtatatgaccgggttcccagggagatactgtgggaggtgctgcgggagtatggggtgagggggtctctgctcagggccatccaatctctgtactctcaaagcgagagctgtgtccgggtcctcggcagcacgtcggaccgatttaCGGTGAGGGctggcctccgccagggctgcgctttgtcaccaatcctgtttgtgatattcatggacaggatttcgaggcgtagtcgtggggaagggggtctgcagttcggtgggctaaggattgcaccactgctttttgcagatgatgtggtcctaatggcttcatcggtctgtgaccttcagcactcactggatcggttcgcggccgagtgtgaagcggctgggatgaggatcagcacctccaaatctgaggccatggttctcagcaggaaaccgatggattgtccactccaggtagggaatgaagccttaccgcaagtgaaggagttcaagtatctcggggtcttgttctcgagtgagggaacaatggagcgtgagatgggccggagaatcggagcagcgggagcggtactgcagtcgctttaccgaaccgttgtgacgaaaagagagctgagccagaaggcaaagctctctgtctaccgggccatcttcgttcctaccctcacctatggtcatgaaggatgggtcatgaccgaaagaacgagatcgcggatacaagcggccgagatgggatttctctgcagggtggctggcatctcccttagggatagggtgagaagttcagtcatccgggagggactcggagtagaaccgctgctccttcgcgttgaaaggagccagttgaggtggttcaggcacctagtgaggatgccacctgggcgcctccctagggaggtgttccaggcacgtccagctgggaagagaccgaggggtagacctaggaccaggtggagggattatatctctttgctggcctgggagcgccttggaatcccccagtcagagctggttgatgtggccagggaaaggaaagtttggggctctctgctggagctgttacctccgcgaccctgacggaaaagcaggagaagatggatggatggatggatgaagtTCACAGTTTAATTTTAGAGTCAAACAATGTCTATATTGTGGTTGCAAGCAGCTAAGATGACATCCTTCGATCAAATGATCGTAAATTAGCCTTAAAAAGGTTGTCTCCAGTGATTGTTAAATGTATGTTCCCTGGATGTTGccaatggagctgctgtgatgcacgTTCATCATATTGTACCCTATAAGATTGTAcagttttattatgtttatttatgtaactACATGGGTCAGGGGAGGCCACAGTTAGCTCGAACCCTTCAACCCTTTCACTGTCAGTACGGTATTTTTCTCCGCGAGTGACGCCGTGTGTTTCTTCCTGTCAGGACCCTCGGCGAGGCAGAGCGGGCCCCTTCAGCCAGGCCAGAGGGAGGCTGATAATCCCTGCTGTGAGGCACTCACATGCAGGTCAGTACACCTGTCGGCTCACGGTGCTCATCGATGAGCAGCCGTACAGAGTGAGCAGAAGCATCGCGCTCATTGTGAGAGGTGGGTGACGACACTTCATTTATTATAGGAACAGCCCAACGAGTGTAGGGTACAGAGCAGGAAGATATCTATATTTTGTTTGGAAaactatttataaaaaatgtggcAAATGCAGAAtaatctgtacattttttgtgggtttttttatgCACTTGATGAATTTAGCTTATTTTAAACTAATGCACCAGCTCTTACAATTGTTTGGCTTATTTGAGGCTAATATATCTGTATAATTATGGTTAATTGCACATATTTTAGGTTTCTTAATCCATTTTAATACTTCCcctgtcatgttttatgtttgctcctagaaaaatacaaaagaaactTGTGgatttaaattaatttcatgAAAAACTcgttttttttcagattattaATTGAGTcagttcaaatataaatgtttctaaatatttaaataaaaagaacagaTAGATAAATATATAGATCATCAAATGTTACTCTTATTATAGGATAACGTAGAATATTGATATCCATTTGTCATTAGATAACTTCTCCGTATTGACGCTATCAATTATAAGCAAACGCTGCCCTCTACTGGCCTTACTCAGTATTACACAATATGCCAAAGCACTATTACATGGtgtggattattattattattattattacgcAAGACAATAAGTGAattttgcagctgttttgagagttgtttgtttgcatgagtttacatttgtttgtttatctaaAGGCGTAGATCCTGAACCACCGAGCACCACCTCCAGCACTTTGCATGAcctctcctccacctctgaCTCAGAgatcctcagcagcagcagcagcacggtTTACAGTAAGTTTTATCTGGAGTCAACACTTAACAAATGACCCTGTGTGTAAGGTAAAACTGATGCTTAATGTGATCCCTCACTAATCAGCTCCAGTGATTCGTCCCCCTGTGATTGTCTCGCCAAAGAATGGGACTGTCTTTGAAAGTCTGCACGGTGAGAGACACAAATAATGAgttataatacatatatatatttgcaaaaTGCTTCAATAAAAAGGTTGACAAAGATCTAATATTGTTGTAATCTGCCCACCTGTAGGTTCAGGACTGGAGCTGTTCTGTAAGGTGCTCACTGAATGCCAAACGGCAGAGTCCACTGTGGTCACATGGCTCGTCAACGACCAATCAGTGGAGACCTCGTACCTTGATGGACGGGCTCTGCAGGGGGGAAGGAGGTAATTTCTGATTactttcattacatttccaGTAAATCTGATATATAAAGTCGAACTGGTTGTAGGGAAAGTGAAGCGGACTACCCGGCCCTTAAGGAAGCTATGTTAATGTGTATGTTTAAAATGAGACCTAGAAAAATGCAATGTAATTCAGATATGACTAAACTCAATGACTCAAAACACAATTAGAAGTGATGCTACCTGTTCAAAGCTGCTAATACTGAATGCTATTCAACAAAATCTTGCCTAGGTAGATCCCATAGAAGCTAGTGATTGTTTCCCCATGTGTCCCACCTCTGTCCTATCATGTTTAAATTAACTGTGTCTGTCTCACCGCTCGCAGGGTAACCGCGGAGTCTGAAGTGTGCCAGGTTGAGTTGAGGCTTCTTATCGTAGCGATGACTAACGAAGACGTGAACACGGAGCTGAAGTGTGTCGCTCAGAACAaaggagggagacaggaagtggttgCACTGCTTCAACTAGAGGGTGagttgtgtgattgtgtgtataTAGAGTGTGTAAATGAGGGAGTTGGTGTTGTTTATGATAACTATATAACATTTCCAAGCCGATATGGAAATGTAGGATAACAATTTGGCTGATGCCGATGTTTTTCTGGttatttattcccttttttgcCAGGCGAACAAATAAATCTTCATTATAGAAACACTGAACAGTACTCAGCCTATTATCACACTAACTGCGCTTCTTTAGTGAGCTCAAAGtcaatcaaaaatacatttatgaattcCCTCTCCTCAGACACCACGTCTACCTGGCTGCTGGTCGCTACTGTGGCCGCCTGCTTCTTCCTGACCGTCGTGTCCATCTTCCTTTACGTCCTCTTCAAACCTAAAAGGACAAAGAAAATGGATTACTTTCTGGCTCGGCAGAACAGCACCTTTTAGCACGctacctccacaaacacagaccCTCTCGATGAGTTTGCTGTTACATTACAGTTCATGCATTGTGTGCACGTTGTGTCGTGCAGTGACACCGTCTGGTGAACAACACTCCTTCTGCAGGGATCTAATAGCTGTACTTTAAACGCATGAATGATATTGTATGTGTTAATGTGGAAATTACATccatatatttacattttatacataacCACAAAACTGATGCTACACAGCAGCACAGCACAACTTCTAAAACAGGATTAAAGAGGACTAAAATCCAAAGtttgcttctattggccagcactccaacacactgtaggtgataggctaaggggcgggacatcactaaccggttgaccaatcacaacacagatggtcagctaaccagtcagagcagactgggctctggtttcagacagaggggtaagagaggtgctgcagcacaggcagatgAGAACAataagagctttctgaacattaagcatggagacatgtcccaggagagatgaatactgatatgaagctgaaaatgagcattatttGTCCTCTTTGATACTGGGTAGAAGCGTCTCCTGCTTAATTCAAAACAACCAATCCAATGTGAAGTCATTTACTGTTGTTTTGTCATTGAGACACTCCTTAAAAATACACCTTACACATACACCTGTGATATTAAATGGTAGAGACTGTTGCAACCGTGCAGGTATTTCAAAATGattgtgtgtatattttgaaaaaatattctcAGGGGAGCATTAGAAATAAACCTTTCAAAATCTGACtgtactttaaaaatacatgctCTGTGTTAAGCATCTGTAATGTTATAATTATGTTGAGTAAATAAAGCATTATTGAGTCTTTAATGGAGTTGATGGTCCCACTGTGTTGGtgcttattattatttgttggagttagaaatgtatgaagaataataaaatgcaaatgtaaaaaaatgccacgattttaaacaattaaagtGTACTTCAATAACTCGTATACATGTGGTTCTCTATTGAATGATTTACACGTGTAGTTCCTCATACAGTATCTGTGTGTTTCCATCCAGGTTTGATAAAGAAACACCATGTTGGCTCACATATAAAACCCCTTTTTGCAGCTTACTTATTTAAATGCACAGTTTAATTTAAAGATGACATTGTAGTGATCTTAAACAAAGCTTTTGCACAATCTGATATCTCCTTTAGAGACGTTAGAATGAAATAAGCTCTCCGTCAACTTGAAACCTGCACAATTTTGCAGGTTTCTACCCATTTTTGACTACCTGTTTTAATATTGATAGATAAATGCCTTCTATTataattctgtgtttgtttactcaTTTGAAGCGTGCACAATAAGGGGTTTGCATGTATGctgtacatatatttaaacataaagcaGCAATCATTTACAAATATAACATATGAGTTATTCTTCCGGTTAAGAATAGGTCATCGTTTTCAGGTATTTATCTCCAGTTGCTTCCCTCCTCAGCCACAAGAGGTCTCTAAATGACAGTGTTGAAATAAAGCAGCCTCCATTGACCCCATAACAAAAAACATAGGATCCTGGGAATTGCTGCACTCATTGAGCTGGGATTAATAAATGCTGGATGGGATTCATAGGGAGGAACAGTGCAGAAaagacatgtgtttttgtgatatGAATGACCCTGTGTTGCGTAACATGTCTGCAGGGTTTGAATCATATGCAGGACCCAGACGACTCTCCTCCCAGTTATTGCTCAAGAGATTAAGACACCCACTGGCTTTCAAAAGATCCCTTAAAGGAAATTGCAACATGTGCTGAGGGCTCCACAGAAGAGGAATCAAAACCGGACATAACCCgaacccttttcttttttttacctgagaGGGCTTTCTGCCTTTAAGGAAGGACTGCAACAACATCAGACGGGtgagttctctctctctctctctcttaaactCCAATAACACACAGGGTGGATTATTGTACCTTCTGTAGGATCAGAAATCCCTGACATCAGCGTTCCTGACTCTGACCGACGTAGCTGCAGGACTGCCTACTTCTCTTCTGAAGAGATCAATACTTGAGtgaaataagataagataagattcaactttattgtcattgcacagagtacaagtactaggacaacgaaatgcggtctctgcatttgacccatcctagtgttaggagcagtgggctgccattatgtacggcgcccggggagcagtgtaggtaaccagtgtcttgctcagggacaccacggtggcacttggtctttcggggacttgaactggtgaccttctagttcccaggccaagcccctatggactttgccaccaccgcacACAAATGTCAACAGCGCCAGACTTTGTTTGGACAAACAAGCACCAGAACTGGCACATTTTGCTCGTCTGTTTCACACACTTAGTTTTTTCCTACTATTA
This genomic stretch from Eleginops maclovinus isolate JMC-PN-2008 ecotype Puerto Natales chromosome 7, JC_Emac_rtc_rv5, whole genome shotgun sequence harbors:
- the LOC134866927 gene encoding interleukin-1 receptor type 2 — translated: MLRSGWMFTVILIQHVGGIPLLPPLAMEGGCFLASEEVDIFVLEGEAIILSCPMFDGVLEKRNIAPPNANYLITKDNGMEGVSFQGEGRVQQREKQLWFLPAEASDSGEYTCNYRNETYCVTGNITLRVYESRSVDQEKLTSKVEVEVGENLRYACPSLDDFNDTETLIEWNKDPRRGRAGPFSQARGRLIIPAVRHSHAGQYTCRLTVLIDEQPYRVSRSIALIVRGVDPEPPSTTSSTLHDLSSTSDSEILSSSSSTVYTPVIRPPVIVSPKNGTVFESLHGSGLELFCKVLTECQTAESTVVTWLVNDQSVETSYLDGRALQGGRRVTAESEVCQVELRLLIVAMTNEDVNTELKCVAQNKGGRQEVVALLQLEDTTSTWLLVATVAACFFLTVVSIFLYVLFKPKRTKKMDYFLARQNSTF